The Deinococcus betulae genome segment ATGACGTAGTAGCGGCCCCGGCGCTGGTGGACCCGCCAGCCCTGTCATCCCCTTTCCCGCTCCCCGAGTGGCGCCGCGCCGCGCTGGCCCTGCTGGACACTCCCTATGCGTACGGCGGCACGACCCGCACCGGCACCGATTGCAGCGGCTTTGTGCTGCAGGTCTTTACGCCTCTGGGTTTTGCCCTGCCGCGCACCAGCGCCGAGCAGGCGCGCGTGGGGACTGCCGTGGCCTCCAGCGACCTGCAACCCGGCGACCTGGTGTTTTTTGACACCGAAGGCGGCGGCCGTGTGTCGCATGTGGGCATCTACCTGGGAGACGATCAGTTTGTCAGTGCCAACAGCTATCAGGGCCGCGTCACGGTGGACAGCTTGCTGACCGACCGGTACTGGGCCCCGCGTTTTCTGCAAGGCCGCCGGATTCTGGACGCCCCACTGGCATCCGCTCGTCCCTGACCGATCAATGGAAAAGGCGGCCTGCTCTGGCCTGGCCGCCCTATAAATCCTTATGTTTTGCCGTTCACCGAATGGGCTTAGACGAACTTCGGTCAATCTGCCTGGCTTCACCAGATACAAGTGAGACTTAGACGCCCTTAAGGCTCGTCACTCAGGTCTTCGGTCTCTAGAATGGCCCGGTATTCCTCGATGTTCTCGCCCTCACCCAGTTCGCGGGCAATTTTCTCGATGGCCAGGCGCACCACTTCACTTTTGCTAATCAGTCGTTCGGGGCTGGACAGTTCGTAAGCGGTGCGGGTCAGCAGAGCGTCCTGCTCGTCGCTAATCACCACCTGCAACCGTTTGCGTTCCTTCTTGGGCATGACTCTCCTGAAGAGTGGGACGCGGACACCTGCTCACCGGCAGAAAGTGAAGTGCTGGGGCGGGCTTCGCAGCGGCAGCGTATCACGCACGGTGAGGCGCCTCAACATGAGCCTCATGGTCAGCGCCGGCGCATGGCCCGCCTCATCCGCCGGGCAGGCCCAGCCTGTATGGTCGCTCTGGACACACGTTGAGGTAGATGTGTAACATGCACCAGTACTGCGCACGCCTCTCGGCGCTGGTCCGCGACTTCTCCCACCCAAGGATGACCCCACCCATGCAATTGACCCCACTGCACCTTCAGGGAGGCCGCGAACTGCGCGGCGAAATCGCCGTTCAGGGCAGCAAGAATGCCGCGCTGCCCATTATTGTTGCCAGCCTCCTGAGCCGCGAAAAGGTCACGCTGCACGGCGTGCCGCGCCTGAGCGACGTTCACACCATTCTGGAACTGCTGGCGCACCTGGGCACCCAGCACGTCTGGGCCGGCGACAACACCCTGGAACTGCACACCCCCGAGATTCTGAACACCGACGCGCCCTACGCCCTGGTGAGCAAGATGCGCGCCAGTTTTATCGTGCTGGGCGCCATTCTGGCACGCGCTGGACAGGCCACGGTGTCTATGCCGGGCGGCTGCGCCTGGGGCCCGCGCCCAGTGGACCAGCACGTCAAGGCGCTGCGGGCGCTGGGCGCCGAGATCACCGAAGACGCCGGCAACTTTGACGCCCGGCGCAGCGGGAGCCTGAGCGGTCACTTCATTTTCGAGCTGCTGACGGTGGGCGGCACCCACAACGCCATCCTGGCGAGCGTGCTGGGTGACGGCGTGGTCACGCTGGAAAACGCCTCGATTGACACCGATGTCGTGGAACTGGTGGGCTTCCTGAACAGCATGGGCGCCGATATTCAGGGCGCGGGCACCAATATCCTGACCATCCGGGGCGTGCCCAGCCTGCGCGGCGGCGAATACACGGTGATTCCCGACCGTATCGAGGCCGGCACGTTCATGATGCTGGCGGCAGCCACCCGCAGCCGCCTGACGGTGACCAACGTGCGCCCGGAGCACCTGCGCGCCGTCACCGGCAAGTTGCAGGAAATGGGCGTGGAGATTCTGGAAAGCGGCACCAGCCTGGTGGTGGACGCGCGCGGCCGCGACCTGAAGCCGGTCAATATCACCACCCAGAGCTACCCCGGCTTTCCCACCGACCTTCAGCCGCAGATGAGCGCCCTGCTGGCGACCGTCGCCGGCACCAGCGTGGTGCAGGACCCGGTGTATCCCGACCGCCTGACCCATGTGGCCGAACTGCACCGGATGGGGGCCAACATCACCGTCAGCGGCTACACCCAGGTGATTCAGGGTGGACCGCTGCGCGCCGCGCCGGTCAAGGCTGCCGACCTGCGTGCTGGTGCCGCCCTGTTCATCGCCGGCCTGACCTGCGAGGGCGAGACCGTCATTGACGGCGTGCAGTACCTCAACCGGGGGTACGAGCGCCTGGCCGACCGCCTGCGCGGCGTGGGAGCCAACGTGGCCCAGAACGACCTCGCGCTGGCGATGGACTAAAGCCCAACGGGCAAGGGCGCCCCGGCAAATCAGCCAGGGGCGCTTTCGTTTGGTTCTGATACGGACCCCGACCCTTCTCAAGCAAACTGCCGGGTGGAATCCGAGCGGACTTGGAAAGCCGCGCAGCAGGGCGAACAGGAGAGGGTACGGATTGCCACGAGATGGAAGCGCAGAGGTGCCTTTCCTTGCTGTGCTTCAACTCAGCGGAAGGCGTACTACGCGCTGATGCCCTTGCTGCCGTGCAGCGTCCGTTCCACGGCGTCCGTGACCTCGCGCTCAAAGCGGCGCAGATGTTCGCGCAGGCGGTCCAGTTCGGGGGCGCCCAGGTCGGGCAGCCACAGCACGCTCCGGCCCAGCACGGCAAAGGTCAGCGGCGCGCCCTCGTCCAGGTCATCTTCATCCACGGGGTCCAGGTTCAGGGCGCCGTAATCCAGGCCCTGGTTGAGCAGGTTCATGCCCATCAGGATGTCTGGGAGGCTATCTTCCTCGACATACAGGTCAAGGTCAAGGTGCAGGCGCACCACCACGCCGCCCTGCGGGTCGGCCTCGGCAAACAGGGCCACGCGCGTCTCACCGTCCTGCACCAGAGCGCCGTCCTCGACCGCTTCGACGGTCAGACCACTCTGTTGCAGCGCCGTCATGATGCGCCGCAGTTCCGTTGAAGCTGTCATGCGCCGGAGTATAGAGCGCCCCTGCGCTGGGTCATGGTCAGGTGCGCACGGTCAGCCGGAGCGGTCAGAGGCATCTGGGGCACGAACGAGCTGTGCGTCAGGCGGTGTTGTGGCCCACGCCGCTGTTCAGCCCTACAGCAATCGAATGAAGGTAACCAGGGCTGAAGTTGATGCCGTGCTCAGCGCAGCAGCGCGGCTCAGGGACAACACCAATGAGCCGAAGAGACTCCTCAAGCGGCAAAATGGGCCAGCCAAGGTCATGCTTCTGCACTGACCCAGAAGAACAAAGGGCGTATGTTCCTTTAAGCGTGGTAGACCCAGGCGCCCTGGTCTTCCTGCCAGGTGCGGTAGAGCTGCCCCAGCAGCCGCAGATGTTCGAGGTGGGCCAGGGTTTCGGCCAGGGCAAAGCGGCGCCCACTGATGTTCAGGTCGCGTGGAAACATGGCCAGCGACAGGTCATACGCGGTGCGCGGCGCACTGGCGGCCTGGGCCGCCATAAAGTCCAGGCGCTCGTGGTGATGGGCGCGCAGTTCGCGGGCGCGGGCCTGCACGCCGATCATCAGCGGGCCGTGGTGACCCACCACCGCGCGGGCCGGGTTCAGGGCTTCCAGTTTGCCCAACGTTTGCAGGTAGTCGCCCAGGGGGTCAGGGCGGGTGTAGGCGTACAGGCCCACATTCGGGCTGATGCGCGGCAGGATGGCGTCTCCGGCAATCAGGACGCTGTCCTGTTCGCTCCAGAGCCCCAGGTGCCCGTCAGCGTGGCCGGGCAGCCACAGCACCTCCCAGGGGCGGCCAGAGAGCGTGACCTCCTGGCCCTCACGCAGCGGCTGCACGCGCCCGGCGGGCTGCACCCGCTCACGTGTGCGGCGGCTGTCAGCTTCTAGGGTGGCCAGAGTTTCAGGCGGCAGGCCGTGGTCGCGCAGGTGTTTGATGTGGCCCGGCAGCCACTCTTCCCACAGGTGCCAGTAACGTTCTCCCCGGCCAATCTCGACATCCAGCATGAAGACGGCGGCGCCGCTACGTTCCTCGACCACCCCGGCCAGGCCATAGTGGTCCGGGTGATGGTGCGTGATGACGACGCGGTCTATATCCGGCCAGTGCAGCCCCAGGGCGGCCAGGCCGGCCTCAATGGCAGCCCGCGCCTCGGGGGTATCCAGGGCAGTGTCAATCATGGTGACGGGGCCGCCCGGCGGGGCGTCCAGCAGCACCGTCACAAAGCCCATGGGGTAGGGAATGGGCACCTGAAGGGCGTACAGGTCGTTCAGCACCGGCGTGAGGAGGGAAGGGGCGCTCATGCCCGGCAGGCTAGCACCGCGTCTGGGGCACCTGAGGAGGTCGCCGCTCAGCCCTGGGTGAACGGAGCTGAGCGGGCCGCGCCGTCCTTAGCGCACGATGCAGGTGTAGGCCCCCGCCGTCAGCGCACACTCGACCAGGCTGACCTGCGCGTCGCTGACCCGCACCAGCAGGGCCTGGGCACTCAGGGCGCGGTCGCGCGGCGTCACGTTGACCGCCAGCACGCCAGGGCGCACGCTCAGGTCCAGGGGTTGTCCTGGCAGTGCGGCGCCCACCACTTGCCGCTCCACACTCACCTCGGCGGCAACGGGGCTTTGTACGCGCAGGGTCCCGGCCAGCGGGCGCAGGGTCAGGTCAACCTGGGTGACGCGGTCCCCGCTCACAGTGACGCGCTGCGTGGCCGGACGGTAACCCTCGCGCGCCGCACTGACCTCCAGGGAACCGGGTGGCAGGTCATTCAGGTCCAGCGGCGCGGTGCCGGCCAGGCGGCCCCCCACCCGGAGCTGAGTGCCGGGCACATTGGTGGTCACGCGCAGGCTGCCCAGGCGTTCGGCCCGGTAAACGGTGGTGGCGACGGTGTAGGCGCTGCGGGGCGCCGCGCTGGTGGCCTGCTCGACCGCCCGCGCCACCTCGTTCACGCTGCGCGCGTCCCTGACGCCCTGCAAGTTCAGCGGCCCCAGACTGGCCACCGTGAACACCTGGGTAAACCCCTCGGCCGGGGGCAGCGGCAGGCGGGTGGCCTGGCCCGGCACAGTCGTGACCGTTTCACTGAGCGCCGCGCCGCCGCTGGGCGGCACCACAATCGCCGTCACCTGGGCCGTGCGGTCGGTCTGAACGATCAGGCCGCCGGGCCCCGGCACCCGGTAAAGGTTGGATTCACCTGTGATGGGGCGCAGGGGCGGGGTGTCCAGCGCGGCGCTCAGGCGCACCCCGGCGTCGGGGTTGGCGCGCAGGGGGGCGGGGACACAACTGCTCAGCAGACCGCCAAGGGCGAGAAAGACCGCAAGCCGTTTCATGGTTTCAGGGTAAGGCGGCCCAGACCCGGCGCGGAAGAGAGCGCCTGACGAGACCTTGAACTTCTGGCTGTCACAGCACACCCGCCCGGCACACTGGGCACCGGGCGGGCAAGGCTAAAGAAGAGTTCTTTACTGCAGGCGCTGCATGATGGCCTGGAGGCTGGCGCTGTCGGCCCAGCTCATGCCCTTGTCCACGTACATGCGGGCCATGGTGGTGTCGCCGCGCTGCAGGGCCAGGTACGCCAGTTTGGCCGCGCTGAGGGAAGCCCACTGCTTTTCCTGGTCGGTCAGGTCACCCAGACGGGTCCAGGCGTTGTAGGCGTTGATCCACCACTGGGTCTTGGTGTACAGCTGGGCCAGGTAGGCGCTGTAGTCACGGTTGCCCGCTTCCATGCTGGCGGCGTAGTACGCCGAATCCACAGAGGCCTTCCAGAGCGTGCGGTCATAGAAGGGCACGGGGTACGCCACGTCGGCCTGCACCGCGTATTCCTGCGCCTTGGCGAAGTTATCACTGGCGCTCATGGTCATCGGGCCCGACATTTCCATGGTGTCGGTGGTCGTCGTGGTGGTCTCCATGGTCGTGTCCGTGGTGGTTTCGGTGGTGGTCTCCGTGGTGGCCGGTGCCGTGTCAGTCGTCGTGGTGTCCTGAGCGGCGGCCAGGCCTGCCAGGGCGAACGCGGTCAGCATGAGAATCTTCTTCATAACAGTTCGCATCTTAGGCCGTACCCTGGGCAGCGTCCATACGCCGCCTCGCGCCAATCCCTGACCGTAAAGGGTCCGTAAAGGAGTACACGTTTAGATGAGGAACAGCCACGTTTTGCCCTTGCTCTCCCTGATGACACTGGCGGTTTTCTCGGGCGCCGCTGCCCAGGGGACCCCCACGTTCGCCGCACCAAAAATTGATGTTTTCAAAGAGCTGCGCGTGATTTCTGGCGTGTCAGTGGGCGCCAGCGGCGACCTGACCTTCGTGGGGTCAGACGCCCGCGTGCACCGCACCGACGCCAAGGGCAGCGAGAAGTGGTCCTTTCTCATGGGGGACCTGGGGCGCGCTTATCCAGTCGTGACGCCGCAGGGCACCACCATTGCCGCTTCTTACGACGATACGGTCTACGCCATTGACGCGGCTGGCAAGCTGCTGTGGAAACTGAAGCTGGACGGCGACATCTTTGCCACGCCCGCCCTGCGGGCCGACGGCAGCGTCGTGGTGGCCACCGCCGGGGGCACCGTTCACGCCATTGACAGCGCGGGCAAGGCGCTCTGGAGTTATAAGGTAGGGGCGCCCGTGTTCAGCAGCCCCGCCGTAGGCGCGGACGGCACCATCTACTTTGGCGCCCAGAACAACCGCATGCACGCCCTGACGCCGGACGGCCGCCTGAAATGGACCTATCTGGCCGGCTCGCTGGTGTTCAGCAGCCCGGCCATCGGCCTGGACGGCAGCGTGTACTTCGGCTCCAGTGACCGCCGCATCTACGCCTTGACCCCCGGTGGTCAGTTGAAATGGCGCGTGCAGACGGGCCTCTTTGTCAATGCCAGCCCCATCATCACCAGTGGTGGTGTGGTCGTCGTGGGCAGTTACGACGGTTCGCTGTACGCCCTGAATTCAGGCGGCGAAACCGAGTGGACCTACAAGGCGGGGGCGGCCATCGCGGCCTCGGCAGTGGAGCTGAGTGACGGCACGGTGGTCGTGCCGGACCTGAGCGGCACCGTGCATGCCGTGGGCAAGGCGGGGCAGGCGCTGTGGCAGATCAAGACGGGCAAGAAGATCGACACCGGCCTGAGCGTCAGCGACCAGGGCAGTCTGTATTTCACGACAGACGGCGGCGGCCTGAACATCATTCAGAAGCAGCGCCCGCTGGCTGTGGGCCCGTGGACGACTTTTCACGCCAGCCCCTCGGCCTGGGGCCGCGTGCCCACGCCCATTGACCTGCAGGCCCAGACCCAGGCCCGGCGCGCGGCGGCCACAGCGGTGCTGGCGGCGCTGCCGCCCGGCACGCCTACGGCGCCGGCCCAGCCCGCGCAGCCGCCAGCGCCCACCCAGGGCACCAAACCGCCCCAGCCTGGGCAACCTGCCGTTCAGCCTGGACCGGCGACTCCTTCCCAGCCGGCGCAGCCCACCCAGCCCGCCGCCCCGGTGCTGACCCCAGCCCAGCAGGCCCAGGCCGCCGCGCGTAAGGCCCGCAGTGAGGCCGGTCAGGTGTGGCTGCCCCTGACCGAAGCGGCCGCTGCGCTGCGCTTGCCCGTGCTGAACGTCACGGCCCGCACCGCCACGCTGCGGGTGGGCACGGCGCGGGTGCCGGTCACCGTGCGGCGCTTTGCCCGCGAGGTGTATGTGCCGCTGGCCGCCCTGAGCGAGCTTCCCGGTGTTCAGGTGCGGCTGGGCCGGGCGCCCGCCGCCGTTCTCCTGAGTGTAGGCGGGCAGCAGATCAGCTTTCCTGTCAATCTGTCTCAGCTCGTTCCGCTGACTGGTCAGGTGGAATACAGCCGCGTGCTGCGGTAGGTTCACAGGTCAAACACAGTCCCGCCGGTTTAGAGCCGGCGGGACTGTCTGTTGGTGGAGTCGAGGGGGATCGAACCCCTGACCTCGTCATTGCGAACGACGCGCTCTCCC includes the following:
- a CDS encoding MBL fold metallo-hydrolase, translated to MSAPSLLTPVLNDLYALQVPIPYPMGFVTVLLDAPPGGPVTMIDTALDTPEARAAIEAGLAALGLHWPDIDRVVITHHHPDHYGLAGVVEERSGAAVFMLDVEIGRGERYWHLWEEWLPGHIKHLRDHGLPPETLATLEADSRRTRERVQPAGRVQPLREGQEVTLSGRPWEVLWLPGHADGHLGLWSEQDSVLIAGDAILPRISPNVGLYAYTRPDPLGDYLQTLGKLEALNPARAVVGHHGPLMIGVQARARELRAHHHERLDFMAAQAASAPRTAYDLSLAMFPRDLNISGRRFALAETLAHLEHLRLLGQLYRTWQEDQGAWVYHA
- the murA gene encoding UDP-N-acetylglucosamine 1-carboxyvinyltransferase, coding for MQLTPLHLQGGRELRGEIAVQGSKNAALPIIVASLLSREKVTLHGVPRLSDVHTILELLAHLGTQHVWAGDNTLELHTPEILNTDAPYALVSKMRASFIVLGAILARAGQATVSMPGGCAWGPRPVDQHVKALRALGAEITEDAGNFDARRSGSLSGHFIFELLTVGGTHNAILASVLGDGVVTLENASIDTDVVELVGFLNSMGADIQGAGTNILTIRGVPSLRGGEYTVIPDRIEAGTFMMLAAATRSRLTVTNVRPEHLRAVTGKLQEMGVEILESGTSLVVDARGRDLKPVNITTQSYPGFPTDLQPQMSALLATVAGTSVVQDPVYPDRLTHVAELHRMGANITVSGYTQVIQGGPLRAAPVKAADLRAGAALFIAGLTCEGETVIDGVQYLNRGYERLADRLRGVGANVAQNDLALAMD
- a CDS encoding PEGA domain-containing protein gives rise to the protein MKRLAVFLALGGLLSSCVPAPLRANPDAGVRLSAALDTPPLRPITGESNLYRVPGPGGLIVQTDRTAQVTAIVVPPSGGAALSETVTTVPGQATRLPLPPAEGFTQVFTVASLGPLNLQGVRDARSVNEVARAVEQATSAAPRSAYTVATTVYRAERLGSLRVTTNVPGTQLRVGGRLAGTAPLDLNDLPPGSLEVSAAREGYRPATQRVTVSGDRVTQVDLTLRPLAGTLRVQSPVAAEVSVERQVVGAALPGQPLDLSVRPGVLAVNVTPRDRALSAQALLVRVSDAQVSLVECALTAGAYTCIVR
- a CDS encoding transcriptional regulator, coding for MPKKERKRLQVVISDEQDALLTRTAYELSSPERLISKSEVVRLAIEKIARELGEGENIEEYRAILETEDLSDEP
- a CDS encoding outer membrane protein assembly factor BamB family protein, producing MTLAVFSGAAAQGTPTFAAPKIDVFKELRVISGVSVGASGDLTFVGSDARVHRTDAKGSEKWSFLMGDLGRAYPVVTPQGTTIAASYDDTVYAIDAAGKLLWKLKLDGDIFATPALRADGSVVVATAGGTVHAIDSAGKALWSYKVGAPVFSSPAVGADGTIYFGAQNNRMHALTPDGRLKWTYLAGSLVFSSPAIGLDGSVYFGSSDRRIYALTPGGQLKWRVQTGLFVNASPIITSGGVVVVGSYDGSLYALNSGGETEWTYKAGAAIAASAVELSDGTVVVPDLSGTVHAVGKAGQALWQIKTGKKIDTGLSVSDQGSLYFTTDGGGLNIIQKQRPLAVGPWTTFHASPSAWGRVPTPIDLQAQTQARRAAATAVLAALPPGTPTAPAQPAQPPAPTQGTKPPQPGQPAVQPGPATPSQPAQPTQPAAPVLTPAQQAQAAARKARSEAGQVWLPLTEAAAALRLPVLNVTARTATLRVGTARVPVTVRRFAREVYVPLAALSELPGVQVRLGRAPAAVLLSVGGQQISFPVNLSQLVPLTGQVEYSRVLR